In Geobacter anodireducens, a genomic segment contains:
- a CDS encoding replicative DNA helicase (unwinds double stranded DNA) encodes MSAVDLRKVPPQSIEAEMSILGGVLLDNEAINRCLELIEADDFYRESHRKIFRAMIDLSNRSEPCDLITLTDMLKRKGELDEVGGGAYLATLVDYVPTAANIAYYCRIVKEKSVTRRLITAATDIVTRGYDEETTVDELLDGAQKTIFEISENKLRPAFTPVGTILKDTFKRIETLYEKKEHVTGVPTGFYDLDKMTAGFQPGDLIIIAGRPSMGKTAFSLNIAQYAAAHADSPLPVAVFSLEMSKESLVMRLLCSESRVDASRLRTGHLVDTDWHKLTHGADKLAKARLYIDDTPAIPVLEMRAKARRLKAENGLGMIVVDYLQLMRGSSQESRQQEISEISRSLKALAKELEVPVVALSQLNRSLESRTDKRPMMSDLRESGAIEQDADVIMFVYRDAVYCDDCKKRDGSCTKGHEKDAEIIIGKQRNGPIGSVNLLFNGEFTKFENLEKHHDY; translated from the coding sequence ATGTCCGCGGTCGATCTGAGAAAAGTTCCCCCCCAGAGCATTGAGGCCGAGATGTCGATTCTCGGCGGCGTGCTCCTCGATAACGAGGCGATCAACCGCTGTCTGGAGTTGATCGAGGCCGACGATTTCTATCGCGAGTCCCACCGCAAGATATTCAGGGCCATGATCGACCTGTCCAACCGGAGCGAGCCCTGCGACCTGATCACCCTCACGGACATGCTCAAGCGCAAGGGAGAGCTGGATGAGGTGGGGGGCGGCGCCTATCTCGCCACCCTGGTGGACTATGTCCCCACTGCCGCCAACATCGCCTACTACTGCCGGATCGTGAAGGAAAAGTCGGTCACCAGGCGCCTCATCACCGCCGCCACCGACATCGTCACCCGCGGCTATGACGAGGAGACCACGGTGGACGAGCTTCTGGACGGCGCCCAGAAGACCATCTTCGAGATTTCCGAGAACAAGCTCCGCCCCGCCTTCACCCCGGTGGGCACCATCCTCAAGGATACCTTCAAAAGGATCGAGACCCTCTACGAAAAGAAAGAGCACGTAACCGGCGTTCCCACCGGGTTCTACGATCTGGACAAGATGACTGCCGGTTTCCAGCCGGGCGATCTCATCATCATTGCCGGCCGTCCCTCCATGGGCAAGACGGCCTTTTCCCTCAATATCGCCCAGTATGCCGCGGCCCATGCCGATTCGCCCCTGCCCGTGGCCGTGTTCTCCCTGGAGATGAGCAAGGAATCCCTGGTCATGCGTCTGCTCTGCTCCGAGTCGCGAGTGGATGCCAGCCGCCTGCGGACCGGCCACCTGGTGGACACCGACTGGCACAAGCTGACCCACGGGGCCGACAAGCTTGCCAAGGCCCGGCTCTACATCGACGATACCCCGGCCATTCCGGTGCTGGAGATGCGGGCCAAGGCCCGGCGTCTCAAGGCGGAGAACGGCCTCGGCATGATCGTGGTGGACTATCTCCAGCTCATGCGCGGCTCCAGCCAGGAGTCACGCCAGCAGGAGATCTCGGAAATCTCCCGCTCCCTCAAGGCCCTGGCCAAGGAGCTGGAGGTGCCGGTGGTGGCGCTCTCCCAGCTCAACCGGAGCCTGGAAAGCCGCACCGACAAGCGCCCCATGATGAGCGACCTGCGGGAATCGGGGGCCATCGAGCAGGACGCCGACGTGATCATGTTCGTGTATCGCGACGCCGTCTACTGCGATGATTGCAAGAAGCGCGACGGCTCCTGCACCAAGGGGCACGAGAAGGACGCCGAGATCATCATCGGCAAGCAGCGTAACGGCCCCATAGGCTCCGTCAACCTGCTGTTCAACGGCGAATTCACCAAGTTCGAGAATCTGGAGAAGCATCATGACTACTAA
- a CDS encoding SAP domain-containing protein, with protein MNMQQVKEIAKQRGIKAGSMKKAELVRAIQSDEGNDACYGTGRADSCGQDGCLWRDDCN; from the coding sequence ATGAACATGCAGCAAGTCAAAGAGATTGCCAAGCAGCGGGGGATCAAGGCCGGCTCCATGAAAAAGGCGGAACTCGTCCGGGCGATCCAGTCGGATGAAGGGAACGACGCGTGTTACGGGACCGGCCGCGCCGACTCGTGCGGCCAGGACGGCTGTCTCTGGCGCGACGACTGTAACTGA
- a CDS encoding acyl-CoA thioesterase, whose product MQVIDDGRCFICGKDNPIGLKAEFVTDPHQRRAETRVRIPEVFQGWQGVTHGGIISALLDEICAQACMASGLQIVTSELRLRYREPVPTGSEITVIGQVTGERRRLVDVKGWVELDGRVMAEAEVTMFRVG is encoded by the coding sequence ATGCAAGTCATCGACGACGGCCGCTGCTTCATCTGCGGCAAGGACAACCCCATCGGACTCAAGGCGGAATTCGTCACCGACCCTCACCAGCGGCGCGCCGAGACGCGCGTTCGAATCCCGGAGGTCTTCCAGGGATGGCAGGGGGTGACCCACGGCGGCATCATCTCGGCCCTGCTGGACGAGATCTGCGCGCAAGCCTGCATGGCGAGCGGACTCCAGATAGTGACCAGCGAACTGCGCCTCCGCTACCGCGAACCGGTACCCACCGGATCAGAGATAACGGTAATCGGCCAGGTGACGGGCGAGCGGCGCCGCCTGGTGGATGTGAAGGGGTGGGTCGAACTGGACGGACGGGTCATGGCCGAGGCCGAAGTGACCATGTTCCGGGTGGGGTAA
- a CDS encoding DNA-formamidopyrimidine glycosylase codes for MPELPEVETTLRGIAPHVTGRRVTAVTARAAKLRLPIPPELGERLTGRVIEGVERRAKYLLLRCGDGTAIIHLGMTGTLRVAPAGSPPGKYDHLDLVLDDGRTLRFRDPRKFGLVLWTGSDPLAHPLLAQLGPEPFPPLFNGSYLFARSRKRNTAIKLLLMDNRIVVGVGNIYANEALFRARIHPERAAGSLSEEDCATLATAVEDVLRDAIAEGNATLHEFIAAEVPSGYFRIDLAVYGRTGKVCTACGTPIARTRLGNRSTWFCPLCQK; via the coding sequence ATGCCGGAGTTGCCGGAAGTGGAGACAACCCTGCGGGGGATAGCGCCCCATGTGACCGGGCGGCGGGTGACGGCGGTCACGGCCCGGGCAGCCAAGCTGCGGTTGCCGATTCCCCCCGAGTTGGGCGAGCGGCTCACCGGCAGGGTCATCGAGGGGGTGGAGCGTCGGGCCAAGTATCTCCTCTTGCGCTGCGGCGACGGCACGGCCATCATCCACCTGGGGATGACCGGCACGCTCCGGGTCGCTCCGGCCGGCAGTCCGCCGGGAAAGTACGACCACCTGGACCTGGTCCTGGACGACGGCCGCACCCTCCGCTTCAGGGATCCGCGCAAATTCGGACTCGTCCTCTGGACCGGCAGCGACCCCCTTGCCCACCCGCTGCTGGCACAACTGGGGCCGGAGCCCTTCCCACCCCTGTTCAATGGGAGCTATCTCTTCGCGCGCAGCCGGAAGCGGAATACCGCCATCAAGCTTCTGCTCATGGACAACCGGATCGTGGTCGGCGTGGGGAACATCTACGCCAACGAAGCCCTGTTCCGGGCGCGCATCCATCCCGAACGCGCCGCGGGGTCACTCTCTGAGGAAGACTGCGCCACGTTGGCAACCGCCGTCGAGGATGTGCTGCGCGACGCCATTGCCGAAGGAAACGCCACCCTCCACGAATTCATCGCGGCCGAGGTCCCTTCGGGGTATTTCCGCATCGATCTGGCCGTCTACGGGCGAACCGGCAAAGTCTGCACGGCCTGCGGCACTCCCATCGCCCGGACCCGGCTCGGCAACCGCTCCACCTGGTTCTGCCCCCTCTGCCAGAAATGA
- a CDS encoding glycoside hydrolase, protein MNVVFVHPSHPNQFTGIANALSRKRGWECAFLVDRAFTGQIRRDNPPVAYYGYGEEASPLSGTYYTRCIEEGARRGKAIVEALAHIHASTGIDAVVGHASFGATLFVREILNIPVVSYVELPGYHPAFCRDEFPGRYPQSLMDVALRSLIHSSVIHSDLCVVPSAYARDLFPPELRSKVRVRMEGFALPPPAGDREALRRELGITGDGPVIGFAGRTLEAVRGFDVFVRAAGRIRAVRPDAHFLVVGDEASIYGNEASYLGDSSFKRHALRQEGMADEEFIFRPFVPYDQFVRYLQAMDVILFPLFEGAANWGLFEAMAAGVPVIASRRCFIPEVIEDGCDGILLDAADADGFAAASLALLEDSTRAEAMRRAGRQKIARSFSMERAASGYAAIIREAVRRHGSGARNPCRGRQRVIWPAA, encoded by the coding sequence ATGAACGTTGTATTCGTCCACCCTTCCCATCCGAACCAGTTCACCGGGATAGCCAACGCTCTTTCCCGGAAAAGGGGGTGGGAGTGTGCCTTTCTGGTGGATCGGGCGTTCACCGGGCAGATCCGCCGGGACAATCCGCCCGTCGCCTACTACGGGTACGGGGAGGAGGCATCGCCCCTGTCGGGGACCTACTACACCCGCTGCATCGAGGAGGGGGCGCGCCGGGGCAAGGCCATCGTGGAGGCCCTGGCGCACATCCATGCCTCCACCGGCATCGACGCCGTGGTGGGGCATGCATCTTTCGGGGCAACCCTGTTCGTCCGGGAGATTCTCAATATCCCGGTGGTCTCCTATGTGGAGCTGCCCGGATACCATCCGGCCTTCTGCCGGGATGAATTCCCGGGCCGGTATCCCCAGAGCCTCATGGACGTGGCCCTGCGCTCTCTTATCCATTCCAGCGTGATCCATTCGGATCTCTGCGTGGTTCCCTCCGCCTACGCCCGCGACCTGTTTCCACCCGAGCTGCGCAGCAAGGTACGGGTCCGGATGGAGGGATTTGCCCTGCCTCCACCGGCAGGTGACCGGGAGGCCCTGCGGCGTGAACTGGGCATAACCGGGGACGGGCCGGTCATCGGCTTTGCGGGCAGGACCCTGGAGGCGGTGCGGGGCTTCGACGTGTTTGTCCGGGCCGCCGGCAGGATTCGAGCCGTCCGTCCCGACGCACACTTTCTCGTCGTCGGCGATGAGGCGAGCATCTACGGCAACGAAGCATCCTACCTGGGGGATTCCTCGTTCAAGCGGCACGCTCTGCGGCAGGAGGGGATGGCGGATGAGGAGTTCATCTTCCGGCCCTTTGTCCCTTACGACCAGTTCGTCCGCTACCTCCAGGCCATGGATGTCATCCTGTTTCCCTTGTTCGAGGGGGCGGCCAACTGGGGACTGTTCGAGGCCATGGCCGCCGGCGTGCCGGTGATTGCCTCCCGGCGCTGCTTTATCCCCGAGGTGATCGAGGATGGGTGCGACGGGATCCTGCTGGATGCCGCTGACGCGGACGGGTTCGCGGCCGCGTCCCTGGCACTGCTGGAAGACAGTACCCGCGCCGAGGCCATGCGCCGGGCCGGCCGGCAGAAAATTGCCCGATCGTTCTCCATGGAGCGGGCTGCGAGCGGTTATGCCGCCATTATCCGCGAGGCGGTACGCCGTCACGGCAGCGGAGCACGAAACCCTTGCCGTGGGCGGCAACGGGTCATCTGGCCTGCGGCATGA